In one window of Macadamia integrifolia cultivar HAES 741 chromosome 2, SCU_Mint_v3, whole genome shotgun sequence DNA:
- the LOC122064844 gene encoding probable polygalacturonase At1g80170: MDKLLHHHLLKQQAILSKAAGAGPKAYMKFSQKTEIVKRDDPQLVLIIDSQQLPVASTAFTCYISSTGQLAVLITLCVVNYWIIATAAQKSFSVVDYGAVGDGRRNDANAFLKAWSDACNFASGVPTIFIPQRKTFLVEHLTLKGPCKANKINVKIHGNIKAPNSPSAWNGMDSSRWIWFDGINGLTISGPGLIDGQGSLWWKQSCRYNNSPGCTSLAPTALWFSSCKRLTLNNMNLANSPQTHILLIGCQHVLFNTIKIKAPGSSPNTDGIHIQSSQFVNIYHSNIESGDDCISIGDFTSHIIIKSVNCGPGHGISIGSLGKGPNGPTEAQVENITVSDGHFVGTTNGARIKTWQGGRGYARKITFEQLNFINVKNPIIIDQSYCAVAGACEEQPSGVHVSDVTYRGIRGTSSTKEAVNFNCSHAIPCTGILMDKVELVPAKSGQNLISRCAHAYGRAEGACHPQSCLKAS, translated from the exons ATGGACAAGCTCCTCCATCATCATCTCCTTAAGCAGCAGGCGATCCTGAGTAAAGCGGCAGGTGCGGGTCCAAAAGCCTATATGAAGTTCTCACAAAAAACTGAGATCGTCAAGCGAGATGATCCTCAACTGGTTCTCATCATCGATAGCCAGCAGTTGCCCGTAGCATCTACAGCCTTCACTTGCTATATCTCCTCCACA GGTCAATTAGCTGTTTTGATTACCCTCTGTGTGGTTAATTATTGGATAATCGCCACTGCAGCTCAAAAAAGCTTTAGTGTTGTTGACTATGGAGCTGTGGGTGATGGCAGAAGAAATGATGCCAAT GCATTTTTGAAGGCATGGAGTGACGCATGTAATTTTGCAAGTGGTGTTCCTACCATCTTTATTCCTcaaagaaaaacatttttggTGGAACACTTGACTTTGAAGGGCCCTTGCAAGGCTAACAAAATCAATGTAAAG ATTCACGGTAATATTAAAGCACCAAACAGCCCCTCAGCATGGAATGGGATGGACTCAAGTCGATGGATTTGGTTCGATGGCATCAATGGACTCACCATCAGTGGTCCCGGTCTGATTGATGGCCAGGGCTCCCTCTGGTGGAAACAATCATGCAGATATAATAATTCCCCG ggatGCACCTCTCTTGCTCCAACC GCGCTTTGGTTCTCTAGCTGCAAACGACTCACCCTAAATAACATGAATCTGGCAAACAGTCCCCAAACCCACATCCTCCTTATTGGGTGTCAACATGTCCTATTCAATACCATAAAGATAAAGGCACCAGGGTCGAGCCCTAACACCGATGGCATTCACATCCAATCTTCTCAATTCGTGAACATCTATCATTCAAACATTGAGTCTG GTGATGATTGTATTTCCATTGGGGATTTCACTTCCCATATAATAATCAAGTCTGTTAATTGTGGTCCTGGTCATGGTATAAG CATTGGAAGCCTAGGCAAGGGACCCAATGGGCCAACGGAAGCGCAAGTGGAGAACATTACTGTGAGTGATGGACACTTTGTGGGTACTACCAATGGCGCAAGGATCAAAACATGGCAG GGTGGACGTGGTTACGCCCGAAAAATAACATTTGAACAGCTAAATTTCATCAATGTAAAGAATCCTATTATCATTGATCAAAGTTATTGCGCAGTAGCGGGTGCATGTGAAGAACAG CCAAGCGGTGTTCATGTAAGCGATGTAACCTACAGAGGAATTAGAGGAACATCAAGTACTAAAGAGGCTGTGAATTTCAATTGCAGTCATGCCATCCCCTGCACCGGAATATTAATGGACAAAGTAGAGTTGGTTCCGGCTAAATCTGGTCAGAATCTCATTTCTAGATGTGCCCATGCTTATGGAAGGGCTGAAGGAGCATGCCACCCTCAAAGCTGTCTAAAAGCAAGCTGA
- the LOC122091027 gene encoding probable calcium-binding protein CML41: MIIDLDAAGDNNLMLDFKDFEKLMEREGGDNDLKRGFEMFALKGSGFITTESLQRMFSALGYKISNEECKTVIQVFDLNGDGVLDFSEFQQLMA; encoded by the coding sequence atgatTATTGATCTGGATGCAGCAGGCGACAACAACTTGATGCTCGATTTCaaagattttgagaagttgATGGAGCGTGAAGGTGGGGATAATGATCTGAAAAGAGGCTTTGAGATGTTTGCATTGAAGGGTTCTGGGTTCATTACAACAGAGAGCTTGCAGAGGATGTTCAGTGCTCTTGGATACAAAATTTCAAATGAAGAGTGCAAGACAGTCATACAGGTATTCGACCTCAATGGCGATGGTGTGCTTGATTTCTCTGAGTTCCAGCAGTTGATGGCTTAA